From Pyrenophora tritici-repentis strain M4 chromosome 1, whole genome shotgun sequence, the proteins below share one genomic window:
- a CDS encoding RhaT, Permease drug-metabolite transporter (DMT) superfamily — protein sequence MSYQARPEHDEDIPKEGVWRSVWINNKGACLILLAEVAGTSSDAISRYLQQGDTKIHPLQVIFARMGITFILSNLYMWWTNVPHFPLGRRNIRGWLLLRAFFGFGGLYCLYYSIHYLPLAEAVVLRFLVPIVTASACSVFLGQAFTRKEFIAGVVAFTGVVIIAHPPWIFGKVDDDLLPKEPTGIDKVTPAQRFIAILVSLLGVLGASGAYTTIRVIGHQAHALVSVNYFAFVATTGSAIALLLVPGIGFHKPHSAHEWILHIGVGVCGFALQFLMTAGLQLDRTSKATSMLYFQIIIALAFDWGIWGVIPGAWSMFGGAIVVGSTLWSALQKPQAKPEKKKEPDEESALLGDERR from the exons ATGTCGTATCAAGCGAGACCCGAGCATGACGAGGATATACCAAAAGAAGGCGTTTGGCGATCGGTGTGGATCAACAACAAAGGAGCATGTCTGATACTGTTGGCCGAGGTTGCTGGGACTTCGAGTGATGCCATATCACGATACCTGCAGCAAGGCGATACCAAGATTCATCCGCTCCAG GTCATCTTTGCACGGATGGGAATCACCTTCATCCTAAGCAACCTGTACATGTGGTGGACGAATGTTCCCCACTTTCCGCTGGGTCGTCGAAATATACGGGGCTGGCTGTTACTTCGTGCTTTCTTTGGGTTCGGTGGACTATACTGCTTATATT ACTCGATACACTACCTTCCACTCGCAGAAGCCGTGGTATTACGTTTTCTAGTTCCCATCGTCACTGCATCGGCGTGCTCTGTCTTTCTTGGCCAAGCCTTTACACGCAAAGAGTTCATAGCGGGAGTTGTGGCCTTTACAGGAGTAGTCATCATCGCACACCCACCATGGATATTCGGCAAAGTTGATGACGATCTCCTTCCCAAGGAACCCACGGGCATTGACAAGGTCACGCCCGCACAACGTTTCATTGCAATCCTGGTCTCCTTGCTGGGGGTCTTGGGCGCGTCTGGGGCATACACAACGATCCGTGTCATCGGTCATCAGGCGCACGCACTCGTGTCTGTCAACTACTTTGCATTTGTCGCAACCACGGGTTCAGCGATTGCGCTCTTGTTGGTTCCTGGTATTGGCTtccacaaaccacactcAGCACATGAATGGATCTTGCACATTGGAGTGGGTGTTTGTGGGTTTGCATTGCAGTTTCTCATGACCGCGGGCCTTCAACTTGACAGGACTAGCAAGGCGACGAGCATGTTGTATTTCCAGATTATCATCGCACTTGCTTTCGACTGGGGTATTTGGGGCGTCATTCCCGGGGCATGGAGCATGTTTGGCGGTGCCATTGTCGTGGGCAGTACGCTGTGGAGCGCGTTGCAGAAGCCACAAGCAAAGCctgagaagaagaaagaacCAGATGAAGAGAGTGCGTTGCTTGGCGATGAGAGAAGATAG
- a CDS encoding BioA, Adenosylmethionine-8-amino-7-oxononanoate aminotransferase: MARVPGGLWKKLVAVQVYGANTGVGKTVFSTLLGAHFGRKPKWSVHYIKPVSTGPADEADDCYVQKYSGQSVSTLFKFDKAVSPHVAARGSKCLPSDELISQTVFKTVQQNVVVMKPDTMGLAIVETAGGVLSPGPSGTPQADILRPLRLPSVLVGDHRLGGISSTISAAESLIMRGYDIDAVVCFDDKNKYQNAEYLQKYFKDLGISAFTLPWIPNLDGIGAGTKKETETMQGYYDSQSQGSQVGLVAEQLIKSHNGRLANLDTMASRTHKAIWHPFTQHKHVKNAEDILVFDSAYGDYFQVKQTKESGDSLLYPAFDGSASWWTQGLGHGNPRLALEAAYAAGRYGHVMFAGATHEPALSLAEKMLKGAQNPRLTKVFYTDNGSTATEVGIKMALRAASKRYGRDSAEEPVGVLGLKGSYHGDTIGAMDASEPCVYNEKVDWYRGRGFWFDYPTFKLKNGQWMIEAPKGMEEEFGPTQHFDSQNEIFDFAVRGRSERYEAYIEKTLDELVKKQGRKFGALIMEPVILGAGGMMFVDPLFQQSLVRVVRRYTFETNSTPPDDELAWTGLPVVFDEVFTGLYRLGRFSAASFLDVHPDISVNAKLLTGGLLPLSITSASNSIFEAFWGDEKSEGLLHGHSYTAHAVGCHVANTSLYIMSCVKNSKEWKHFRGQWTSRKDFSRLNLWSMWSKTFVDSLSKHQRVDHVNVLGSVLSVSLVSEGGSGYTSSAAVGLRDALLHDVSESQVQIHSRILGNVIYLMASITAEREHLAAVEAAFMEKLEMSR; this comes from the exons ATGGCCAGGGTTCCAGGAGGTTTGTGGAAGAAGCTGGTTGCGGTGCAGGTTTATGGTGCAAATACTGGGGTTGGAAAAACTGTCTTTTCGACGCTGCTAGGTGCCCACTTTGGCAGGAAGCCGAAATGGAGTGTGCACTATATCAAGCCGGTGTCGACAGGCCCAGCGGATGAAGCAGATGATTG TTATGTGCAAAAGTACAGCGGACAGTCTGTTTCCACGCTGTTTAAATTTGACAAAGCTGTGAGCCCGCATGTAGCGGCACGAGGGTCCAAATGTCTC CCTAGCGATGAGCTCATCAGCCAGACTGTCTTCAAGACTGTCCAGCAGAATGTGGTAGTAATGAAACCGGATACCATGGGCCTTGCCATTGTCGAGACGGCTGGTGGAGTGCTCAGCCCAGGGCCTTCGGGTACCCCACAGGCGGATATTCTTCGGCCGTTGAGACTTCCATCAGTACTCGTTGGAGACCATCGGCTGGGTGGAATTTCATCAACCATCTCAGCTGCCGAGTCGCTGATCATGCGAGGATACGACATTGACGCAGTGGTGTGCTTTGATGACAAGAACAAGTACCAAAATGCCGAGTACCTGCAAAAGTACTTCAAGGACCTGGGCATATCCGCCTTTACGCTACCCTGGATACCGAATCTTGATGGAATTGGGGCCGGGACGAAGAAGGAGACGGAGACGATGCAAGGGTACTACGACTCGCAGAGCCAGGGGAGTCAGGTCGGTCTTGTAGCCGAACAGCTCATCAAAAGTCACAATGGACGGCTCGCCAACCTTGATACCATGGCGTCGCGCACTCACAAAGCAATTTGGCATCCATTCACCCAGCACAAGCACGTAAAGAACGCAGAAGACATCCTGGTCTTTGACTCTGCGTACGGTGACTACTTTCAGGTCAAACAAACCAAGGAGAGCGGCGATTCACTCTTGTATCCTGCATTCGACGGCTCCGCATCGTGGTGGACCCAAGGACTTGGCCACGGTAATCCGCGACTCGCACTAGAGGCAGCATATGCAGCAGGGAGATATGGCCACGTCATGTTTGCTGGTGCAACACACGAACCAGCGCTTTCTCTCGCAGAAAAGATGTTGAAAGGCGCCCAGAATCCCCGACTAACAAAGGTCTTCTACACGGATAACGGAAGTACAGCGACCGAGGTGGGTATCAAAATGGCACTCCGAGCAGCCAGCAAGCGGTATGGCCGGGATAGCGCAGAGGAGCCCGTCGGCGTTCTCGGCCTCAAAGGCAGCTACCATGGAGACACAATCGGGGCTATGGATGCTTCTGAGCCATGTGTGTACAACGAAAAGGTCGACTGGTATCGTGGGAGGGGCTTCTGGTTCGACTACCCGACTTTCAAACTCAAAAACGGACAGTGGATGATTGAAGCGCCCAAAGGCATGGAAGAGGAATTTGGTCCGACACAACACTTTGACAGCCAAAACGAAATCTTTGATTTTGCAGTGAGAGGACGTTCAGAGCGTTATGAGGCGTATATCGAGAAAACATTGGATGAGCTGGTGAAGAAGCAGGGCAGGAAGTTTGGTGCACTGATCATGGAGCCTGTTATTCTAGGAGCCGGCGGCATGATGTTTGTGGATCCTCTCTTCCAGCAAAGTCTAGTGCGTGTCGTACGTCGATATACATTCGAGACGAATTCGACCCCGCCTGACGACGAGCTGGCCTGGACTGGTCTCCCCGTTGTATTTGATGAAGTATTCACAGGCCTGTATCGTCTAGGTCGCTTCTCCGCCGCTTCCTTCCTCGACGTACATCCCGATATCAGCGTAAACGCCAAGCTCCTCACTGGCGGTCTTCTCCCACTTTCCATCACTTCGGCAAGCAATTCAATCTTCGAGGCTTTCTGGGGCGATGAGAAGTCAGAAGGTCTCTTGCATGGACACAGCTATACTGCTCATGCGGTGGGCTGCCATGTCGCAAATACTAGCCTGTACATCATGTCATGTGTGAAGAATAGTAAGGAATGGAAGCACTTCAGGGGACAGTGGACCTCCAGGAAGGATTTCAGCAGGCTCAACCTTTGGAGCATGTGGTCAAAGACCTTTGTGGACAGCTTGTCGAAACACCAGCGGGTCGATCACGTCAATGTTCTGGGGTCTGTTCTTTCCGTGTCGCTTGTTTCCGAGGGTGGTTCTG GTTATACTTCATCAGCCGCAGTAGGTCTCCGCGATGCACTTCTCCACGACGTTTCGGAATCGCAGGTTCAGATACACTCTCGAATCCTGGGCAACGTCATCTATCTCATGGCAAGCATAACGGCGGAGCGCGAACATCTCGCGGCGGTGGAGGCGGCATTCATGGAGAAACTAGAGATGAGTAGGTAA
- a CDS encoding Aminotran-1-2 domain containing protein, protein MGHAGLESRLRDLLDRRQVNSTLRNLTLPKSNQVDFSSNDFLSLSTSPQLKSLFLEELQKDLPLGSGGSRLLDGNSNYAEELERDIAAFHGAEAGLLFNSGFDANAGFFACVPQPGDVIVYDELVHASVHDGMRLSRAGDRLSFKHNSVSSLRGILTRLRDGKSSVFVTVESIYSMDGDVCPLRDVVDVVEEVLGLRGYVVVDEAHSTGVLGLNGRGLVCELGLEHRIFARLHTFGKAIAANGAILLGSSILRHYLINYARPLIYTTFLSYPSLALIRSSYTLLKSGQSVPLQAQLHQLTQTLYTHLNGLQEVSNAARQTLRIPSACPQSPIFAVQLEKPKALAIFLQSRGMMVRAVVTPTVPAGTDRIRICLHSGNTVAEVEKLVEALGAWCENHTLETPRARL, encoded by the exons ATGGGACATGCAGGGTTGGAAAGTCGACTGCGCGACCTACTTGATCGACGACAAGTAAATTCGACGCTGCGCAATCTGACCCTTCCCAAATCCAATCAAGTCGACTTTTCGTCCAACGATTTTCTTTCCTTGTCAACTTCACCCCAACTCAAATCCCTGTTTCTTGAAGAGCTCCAAAAGGATCTACCCCTCGGCTCCGGTGGATCTCGGCTACTGGATGGAAATTCGAATTATGCCGAGGAACTAGAGCGCGACATTGCTGCTTTTCACGGTGCCGAAGCAGGACTGTTATTCAATTCGGGTTTCGATGCCAATGCCGGGTTCTTTGCGTGTGTCCCGCAGCCAGGCGATGTAATTGTGTACGATGAGCTTGTACATGCAAGTGTGCATGATGGGATGAGGTTGTCGCGTGCAGGGGACAGGTTGTCTTTTAAGCATAATTCCGTGTCCTCGTTGAGGGGCATTCTCACACGGCTGCGAGACGGAAAGAGCAGTGTTTTTGTGACTGTGGAGTCAATCTATAGCATGGACGGCGACGTGTGTCCGTTGAGAGATGTCGTGGACGTGGTTGAAGAGGTCTTGGGTCTGCGAGGTTATGTCGTTGTGGACGAGGCGCATTCGACGGGTGTTTTGGGACTAAATGGACGCGGTCTGGTTTGCGAGCTTGGTCTTGAGCATCGCATCTTCGCCCGGCTGCATACCTTTGGAAAGGCGATAGCAGCGAATGGTG CGATACTCCTAGGCTCCTCCATCCTACGACACTACCTGATCAACTACGCAAGACCGCTCATATACACCACATTTCTATCCTATCCCTCACTCGCACTTATTCGCTCCTCTTACACGCTTTTGAAATCCGGACAGAGCGTTCCGCTACAGGCACAACTTCATCAACTCACCCAAACCCTGTACACCCATCTCAATGGCCTTCAGGAAGTATCCAATGCAGCCCGTCAGACATTACGTATTCCAAGCGCATGTCCACAGTCACCCATATTCGCGGTGCAATTGGAAAAGCCAAAAGCGCTAGCGATATTCCTACAGAGCCGCGGTATGATGGTGAGGGCTGTTGTGACGCCGACAGTACCGGCGGGCACTGATCGAATCAGGATATGCCTACACTCTGGGAATACCGTGGCAGAGGTCGAGAAGCTCGTAGAAGCGCTTGGAGCATGGTGCGAGAACCACACTCTAGAGACACCCAGAGCCAGACTCTAG